The Streptomyces sp. NBC_00286 nucleotide sequence GCCGAGCCGGGCACGCAGCGGCGCGCCGTCCGGCAGCGGAGCGAGGAATGTCTCGTCCACCGCGTTCGGCGAGATGAGGACCCGCTCCTCGGGCACCCCCCGCGCCACGATCTCGGCCTTCATCGCCGCGCCCAGCGTCAGCACCAGATCGGCCTCGCGCATGCAGTACGTCTCCAGATCGCGCCGGGCGCGGTAGGTCTCGTCGTCGCGGGAACGGCCCGGGGCCTGCGTCAGCCAGGTCTCCTCCAGAAAGCCCCGTACCTCGTAGATCACGGGCAGTCCGTAGGTCTCGCGCAGGGCCAGCGCCACACGCCCGTTGCCGTGGTCGGTCGCCGCGTGCAAGACGCTGGGCCGCAGCCGCTCCGCCAGACGGCCGGCCAACTCGACGTTGCGGGCCAGCGCCGCGCTCTGCCCGTACGGCAGCACCAGCGGCAGCAGCCGGTGCTGCGGCACATCCCCCACGATCTGCAAGGGGCGGGCGTCCAGCACCCCCTGCGCGACCGGGAACCCCATGCGCGTCACGACGTGCGGATCGAGCCCGGCCGCCCGCTGTGCCTCGGTCAGCGCCTGGGTGCGCACGGTGTAGCCGGCGTGCTTGAACGGCAGCCCGTTGGTGACGAGATGGAGGACCCGGCCCGGCACGGGGCGGACGGTCCGCCCGACGGGTGCGGGGAGCCGGGCTGCGGAGGGCGTCGCGGTTGGTCCGGCCGTGCGGGCGCGGGCAGTGAGCCACCGCTCGAACCGGCGCAGTCGGTGTCGGGCAGCCACCGGCAAGAGACGGAAGCCGAGCAGTATCGCCCGAACGGGGTCGTGGCGCAGCTCGGCCCAAGCCACCGATGCCGCAAGAATAAGTGCATATGGGATACGGAGTGGCATATCGGAACGGTAGGCCGACGGAGCGGAGAACAACGGAAATGAACGGCCAGGTACTCCATGTCGTCGGCGCCAGGCCGAACTTCGTCAAGGCGGCACCGGTCGTCGCCGCGCTGCGCGCGGTCGGCTGCGACCAGGTCCTCGTCCACACCGGCCAGCACTACGACGAACGCCTGTCGGACGTCTTCTTCCGCCAGCTCGGCCTGCCCGAACCGGACACCGACCTCGGCGTCGGCTCGGGCAGTCACGCGCGGCAGACGGCCGACCTGCTGGTGGCGCTGGAGGCCGAGCTGACCGCCCGGGCGCCGACCGTGGTCGTGGTCTACGGCGATGTCAACTCCACGCTCGCCGCCGCCCTGGTCGCCGCCAAGCTCTCCATCCCCCTCGCCCATGTCGAGGCGGGCCTGCGCAGCTTCGACATGACGATGCCGGAGGAGGTCAACCGGCGTCTGGTCGACCAGCTCGCCGACTTGCTGTTCGCCACCAGCCCGGAGGCTGTCGGCCACCTTGCCCGGGAGGGCGTCGACCCGGCTCGCGTCCACCTCGTCGGCAATCCCATGATCGACACCCTGCTCGGCCATCTGGACCGCTTCGACTCGGCCGCCGCCCGTGCCGCGTACGGACTGCCCGAACGCTACGGCGTGGTCACACTGCACCGGCCCGCGAACGTCGACGACCCCGAGGCGGCCCGGGCCGCCGCCCGCGCCCTGACCGAGGCCGCGGCCCACCTGGACCTCGCCGTACCACTGCATCCGCGCGGCGGGGCGGCGCTGCGCGCGGCGGGCCTCGCGGAGGCGCCCGGCATCCACCTCCTCGAACCGCTCGGCTATGTGGAGTTCATGAGCCTGGTCCGGGGCGCCGCAGCCGTGATCACCGACTCGGGCGGAGTCCAGGAGGAGACCACCGTGCTGGGCGTCCCGTGTCTGACCCTGCGCAGCACCACAGAGCGCCCGGTCACCGTCACCCACGGCACCAACCGCCTGGTGCGGCATGACGAGTTGGCGCCCGCCCTGGACAAGGTGCTGGCCGGCACGGCGACGGTGCCGGCCGAGGGGCCGCCGTTGTGGGACGGAAAGGCGGGCCCTCGTATCGCGCGGGTGCTCACCCGGTGGCTGGAGAGCCATGGCTGACATCACCACGGCGGACGACCTCGCCACGCAGGGAACCCGCACCACGCCGGACAACTGCGCCGCGACGGGCGCCCCCACCACGGCCGACGACCGAACCCGCGCCTACTGGAACACCCGCCACCGGCAACGCGACGACCTCGCTTCCGGCGGCCACATCGGCCTCGACCGTCCCGGCAACGAGATCTTCTACGCGCTGCGGCTCGGCGCCCTGCTCACCCTCATCGGCGATCTGTCGAGTACCCAGTCTCCGCTGTTCGTGCTCGACGCGGGCTGCGGCAAAGGGCACTTCGCCCGGGCACTCGCACGCTGCGGCCATCGCGTCGACGCCTTCGACACCAGCCCCGCGGCCGTCGCGCACGCCCGCGCCGAGGGCGGCGGTCCGCGCTACGCCGAAGCCTCGCTCACCGACTGGCGCAATCCCTGGCCGTACGACGTCGTGCTGTGCGTGGACGTCCTCTTCCACGTCATGGACGACGCCCAGTGGGCGGCCGGCCTGCGCAATCTCGCCTCCCTCGTGCGGGTCACCGGCCGTCTGATCGTCGCCGACCAGGACGGGAACGAGCGCACCCCGCTCGGCGACTACATCGTGCACCGCCCAACGGCCGCCTACCGCAGGGAACTCGATCCCCTCGGACTGCGCCACACCCTGTTCAAGCCCTACGGATTCCGCGAGAACCCACTCGGCTTCCACGTCTTCACGAGGACCCGCTGATGCGCCTGACCGATCTGCTCCACCCTCACCTGGACGGCGTCACCACCGTCGTGGACGCCACGGCGGGCGGCGGTCTGCGCCTCGACCGCTATGTTCATCTGCCGCCCGGTGTCAGGTTGAGCACCCAGGAACAGACCATCGGCCCAGGCCAGTTGGTGCTGCTGTCCTACGGTCCCGATCCCAAGCTGCACGGTGATGAGGAGGCCTGCCTCACGGTACTGGAGCGGATGCGCCCCGGCGGCCGTGGCCTGATCCTCTTCGGCCACGACGGCCTCGAACTGCCCTACCACCGGCTGCTCGACCACCTGGTCACCCATCGCTGCCAGGTGCTGCGCGCCTCCGCCCTCGGTTACACCCACCTACACGCGGGCGCGGTCTTCGCCTGCACCGAGGAACTCCTGCCGCTCCACGACTGGTTCGGCCGTCCCGTACCGTCGGACGGCCTCGCCACGCAGCTGCGCGTGGTCGGCGAGTACGTCCTCGCCGACTTCGCCTCCCGTGCCCTGCGCGCCCGCACGCTCGATTTGGAGCGTACGGCCGAGGAGACCGCCCGCGCCCTGGACGACGCGCGCGACGGCGGCACGGCCGAGCACCTGGCCGCCGTCACGCGGGAGAAGGCGCAGCTGGACTCCGCGCTGCGCGGCGCCCGGGACCGGGTCGAGCTGCTGGAGGCTCGGGTGGCCATGCTGGAGGGCTCGACTTCGCTGAGGGCCGGACGGGCACTGGTCGCGGCGGCCCGGTCACCGGGGCGCGGGATGGTGCGGCTGCCGCGGGAGTTGTACAGCATGTGGCGTGGACGCGGGCGCGGAAGGGCGGCCCGTCCGGCCCCGGTCCCACAGACCCGGGAAGCGGATGCCGCCGTGCCCGACGGCCGCCTCCACCTCGCCCACCGCGGCTTCTCCTCGGCGCCCCGCGACCGGCTCGTGATCGCGGGGGTGCTCGGCGACAGCACCGCCGAGGACTTCGCGGCGTACGCCGTCGTCAACCGGCTACTGCCGCACGACGGACGGCTCCTCGTGGAGCGCACCGGCCCGGACGCGCTCGTCGTCCAGCTGAGCGCCTGCTCCGACGCCATCGGTCCGTGGTCGCTCACCGGCACCGGACTGGCCCCCGACCTGGACCGCAGCCTGGCCGAACTCGTAGGCCGGGCAAAGGCCCTGGGACGGAAGTCGGTGCTGTGGCGGGACGCCCCGACGTCAGGTGCACCGGGGCTCGCCCACCTCGCCTGGGACGCTGTCATCGACGGCGACACCGGCGTACGGCTGTCCGGGCTGGACCCGGTCGCGGACGGCAGGGAAGGGCTGTGGGAGGCGTTCAGCCACGCCGGCACCCGCATGCGGCTGTCCCGGCTCGCCAGTCTGGTCGGGGCCCCCGACCCGCTGGACCGGCGACGCGTCGCCGTCCTGGCCTCGCCCCGGGACGACACCGACATCGCCCGGCTCACCGACCAAGTGCTCCGCCAGGTGCACCGGCCGGCCGAGGTGGCCGTGCCCGACCCGGCGGGTGTCGCGCTCGACGAACTCACCGCCGCGGGCGTCGCCGTCCACGCCGGCGAACCCACCGCCCCGTGGGTCGCGGACTGGACCGACCTGTCCGTGGACCGCCCGGACACCCTGCTGCTCGACCTGATGTGCGCCCAGGAGTACTCGGGCGCGGACGCAGTGGGCCACACGCCCGCCGACGACGACTACGCCTTCGTACCGGACCTGCGGCCCGCCCTCGTCCGCCGGTCCCTGTTCTTGGCCGGCACCTCCGCGGACACCTGGTTCCGCACGGGGCACCGGCTGTTCGCCGTACGCGGGAAGGAGATCGCATGACCCGCACGTTCAACGCCCTCGTCTACGGCGACGTCGACCTCAACATCATCGACGGCTCCGCCGTATGGGCCCAGTCGACGGTGCAGGCACTGTCGCTGGCGGGTTGCCGGGCCCGGCTCGTCCTCAAGTCACCGGTCCGCACCGAGAGACTGATCGAACCGCTGGCCGGGCTGCCCGGGGTCACGGTGGTGCGCCCCTACGAGAAGCGGCTGGTGCCCGAACAGGGGCCGCGCTCCTCCCTCTCACCCGGGCAGGCCTCGCAGCTGCTCGCCCGGCTGGATGGTGACGAGCGCTGCGACCTGCTGGTGCTGCGCGGTCAGAGAGTGGTCAGGCGCCTGGTCGCCGACGGCGCCTTCGACGGGCGGATCTGGGCCTATCTCACCGATATCCCGCAGTCGCCTGCCGGGATGACCGAGACGGCCCGCGCGGACCTCGCCCGCATCGCCGGCTCCTGCCGCCACATCCTGTGCCAGACGGAGGAGTTGCGCTGCTTCCTGGATACCTGGGTGCCGGAGGCCTGCGGCAAGAGCGTGCTGTGCCCACCCGCCGTGCCCGTACCCGCATTGCCCCTGCCGGAGCGCGACAGGCCGCACGATCCGCTACGGCTCGTCTACACCGGCAAGTTCGCGCCGCGTTGGAACACCTTGCCCATGACACGTCTGCCGACGCTGCTCGGTGAGCGGAACATCCGTGCAGAACTCCACACGGTGGGCGACAAGATCCACGACGACCGGGCCCGCCCCGACTTCAAGCCCGAGATGATCCAGGCGCTGCGCGCACCCGGCGTCCACCATCACGGCGGCAAGTCACGCGAGGAGGCCATGTGCATCGCCGCCGACTGCGATCTGGGTCTGGGCTGGAGGGACACGTTCCTCGACGCCAGCCTCGAACTCTCCACCAAAGTCCTGGAGTTCGGGGTACTCGGTCTGCCCGTCGTCGTAAACCGCACGCCCGCGCACGAGACGCTGCTCGGCCGCGACTATCCGCTGTACGTGCCCGGGGACGCCGTGCTCGACGACGCCGCCGACGCCGTCGCGCTCGCAGTCCACGAGCCCGGAGCCCGGCGGCTGGCGGCCGAACGCTGCCGGGAGGCCGCCCAGCGGTACACCCTGGAGGCCGCGGCGAACCGCTGGCGCGCGCACCTCGACCGCGCCTTCCCGTCCTCCTCCAGGCTCTCGACTTCGCTCGAGAAGGGGGGATCACCTGCCGTGGGCGCACGGCAACAGCCGTTGCGGGTCGGTGTCGCGGGCCACGACCTGAAGTTCCTCACCCGGCTGCTCGACCATTTCCGCGCACTGCCCGGCCTCGACGTACGCATCGACGCCTGGCCCGCGCTCGCCCGCCACGACCCGGCCGCGAGCAAGGAGCTCGCCGACTGGGCCGACGTGGTGTTCGTCGAGTGGTGCGGACCGGCCGCCGTCTGGTACAGCCGCCACAAGCGACGCGGCAGCCGTCTCGTCGTACGGCTGCACCGCTTCGAACTGACCGGCCCATGGCCGCGGCAGGTCGACATCGACGCGGTCGACCGGGTGGTGTGCGTCAGCCCGCAGTACGCCCGCAGTACCCGCGAACACACGGGCTGGCCGGAGTCGAAGATCACGGTCATCCCGAACTGGGTCGACACCGCTCAGCTCGACCGCCCCAAGGTGCCCGGGGCCCGGTTCCGCCTCGGCATGATCGGCATCGTGCCGAGCCTCAAACGCCTCGACCTCGGCCTCGACGTCCTCGAGAAGCTGCGCGCCCAGGATCGGCGCTGGCATCTGTCGGTCAAGTCGAAGCCGCCGTGGGAGTACTGGTGGATCTGGAACAAGCCCGAGGAGCGCGCGCACTACGACGCCGTGCTGCGCCGCGTGCAGACCTCGCCGCTGCTGGAGGGCGCCGTCGTCTTCGACGCCTTCGGACCGGACGTGCCGAGCTGGCTCAGGCGCATCGGCCATGTGCTGTCCACCAGCGACCTGGAAAGCTTCCACCTCGCCACGGCCGAGGGTATGGCCTCCCGCGCCGTACCTGCGCTGCTGCCCTGGGCGGGTGCGGACGAGATCTACGACCGACGGTGGATCCATGACAGCCCGGAGGCGATGGCGGACGTAATCGCCGATCTCGGCCCGGACGACTGGCAGTCGGCCGGAGAGTTGGCCCGCACTCAGGTGCGGAATTCCTTCTCGCTGGAGCGGGTGGCCCGGGACTGGGCGGAACTGCTCGCGTCCAGGTGATACCCGAGTCTCCCGGAGCGCTGTCCGGTGCCCGGGGACTCGCCACCAAGGACGGGACGCATGGCGGATCGTGCCGTGGAAGCGTGACGACCGAACCGGTTTGAACAATGAGAGGAGACCACTTGTGATCGACATCAAGTATGCGGGGAAAATCTGCCACTTCGACGACGAGGGCGTCGATCTGGAGAGCCCCGGCACCATGTATGGGCCGCTGCTCAAGGGCAAATTCTATGAACATGCCTTCCTTCACTACATTGCCTCGTTGCAGATCCCGGGAACATACGTTGACGCCGGCGCATGCATCGGAACACACACGGTCTTCTTCGCTGTGCACTGCCCTTCTGACCGGGTATATGCATTCGAACCGCGTTCAGCAGCAATGAAACGTCTTCAACGCAACCTGGAACTCAACGACGTACAGAGCCGAGTGACCACCTCGCACTGGGCACTGTCCGACCGCGAGGGCACTGTGGACGTCCGTCTGGA carries:
- a CDS encoding glycosyltransferase is translated as MAARHRLRRFERWLTARARTAGPTATPSAARLPAPVGRTVRPVPGRVLHLVTNGLPFKHAGYTVRTQALTEAQRAAGLDPHVVTRMGFPVAQGVLDARPLQIVGDVPQHRLLPLVLPYGQSAALARNVELAGRLAERLRPSVLHAATDHGNGRVALALRETYGLPVIYEVRGFLEETWLTQAPGRSRDDETYRARRDLETYCMREADLVLTLGAAMKAEIVARGVPEERVLISPNAVDETFLAPLPDGAPLRARLGIASDDLVVGTVSSLTPHEGIGTLLCAGAELRRRGVPLRLLIVGDGPERPALQRLAARLGLDGGVALFTGRVPHSQVRDYYAALDVFALPRTDDRVCRLVTPLKPVEAMASGLPVVSSDLAAMRELVEPGVSGLLIHSQSPRVWADYLEELIYCQKRRNEWGAAARELVARERTWKRVAATTREAYRSLGCV
- the wecB gene encoding non-hydrolyzing UDP-N-acetylglucosamine 2-epimerase, translating into MNGQVLHVVGARPNFVKAAPVVAALRAVGCDQVLVHTGQHYDERLSDVFFRQLGLPEPDTDLGVGSGSHARQTADLLVALEAELTARAPTVVVVYGDVNSTLAAALVAAKLSIPLAHVEAGLRSFDMTMPEEVNRRLVDQLADLLFATSPEAVGHLAREGVDPARVHLVGNPMIDTLLGHLDRFDSAAARAAYGLPERYGVVTLHRPANVDDPEAARAAARALTEAAAHLDLAVPLHPRGGAALRAAGLAEAPGIHLLEPLGYVEFMSLVRGAAAVITDSGGVQEETTVLGVPCLTLRSTTERPVTVTHGTNRLVRHDELAPALDKVLAGTATVPAEGPPLWDGKAGPRIARVLTRWLESHG
- a CDS encoding class I SAM-dependent methyltransferase, yielding MADITTADDLATQGTRTTPDNCAATGAPTTADDRTRAYWNTRHRQRDDLASGGHIGLDRPGNEIFYALRLGALLTLIGDLSSTQSPLFVLDAGCGKGHFARALARCGHRVDAFDTSPAAVAHARAEGGGPRYAEASLTDWRNPWPYDVVLCVDVLFHVMDDAQWAAGLRNLASLVRVTGRLIVADQDGNERTPLGDYIVHRPTAAYRRELDPLGLRHTLFKPYGFRENPLGFHVFTRTR
- a CDS encoding glycosyltransferase, which gives rise to MTRTFNALVYGDVDLNIIDGSAVWAQSTVQALSLAGCRARLVLKSPVRTERLIEPLAGLPGVTVVRPYEKRLVPEQGPRSSLSPGQASQLLARLDGDERCDLLVLRGQRVVRRLVADGAFDGRIWAYLTDIPQSPAGMTETARADLARIAGSCRHILCQTEELRCFLDTWVPEACGKSVLCPPAVPVPALPLPERDRPHDPLRLVYTGKFAPRWNTLPMTRLPTLLGERNIRAELHTVGDKIHDDRARPDFKPEMIQALRAPGVHHHGGKSREEAMCIAADCDLGLGWRDTFLDASLELSTKVLEFGVLGLPVVVNRTPAHETLLGRDYPLYVPGDAVLDDAADAVALAVHEPGARRLAAERCREAAQRYTLEAAANRWRAHLDRAFPSSSRLSTSLEKGGSPAVGARQQPLRVGVAGHDLKFLTRLLDHFRALPGLDVRIDAWPALARHDPAASKELADWADVVFVEWCGPAAVWYSRHKRRGSRLVVRLHRFELTGPWPRQVDIDAVDRVVCVSPQYARSTREHTGWPESKITVIPNWVDTAQLDRPKVPGARFRLGMIGIVPSLKRLDLGLDVLEKLRAQDRRWHLSVKSKPPWEYWWIWNKPEERAHYDAVLRRVQTSPLLEGAVVFDAFGPDVPSWLRRIGHVLSTSDLESFHLATAEGMASRAVPALLPWAGADEIYDRRWIHDSPEAMADVIADLGPDDWQSAGELARTQVRNSFSLERVARDWAELLASR
- a CDS encoding FkbM family methyltransferase, which gives rise to MIDIKYAGKICHFDDEGVDLESPGTMYGPLLKGKFYEHAFLHYIASLQIPGTYVDAGACIGTHTVFFAVHCPSDRVYAFEPRSAAMKRLQRNLELNDVQSRVTTSHWALSDREGTVDVRLDRVNHTLHTRRLDTLVRGPVAVIKLDIEGMESQALAGAQEMLRRHRPRVFAEAHTEEELARILSVLKPHGYQATGKVFNASPTYEFIVPSPGGTP